A window of Myxococcus xanthus contains these coding sequences:
- a CDS encoding VOC family protein, whose protein sequence is MKVLRIVTNVGATTPAAAKRFYRDVLGLDVLMDMGWIETYGSSETMTVQISFMSQGGSGAPVPDMSIEVDDLDAALTRVKKAGIPIEYGPADEPWGVRRFFVRDPFGRLVNLLTHHR, encoded by the coding sequence GTGAAGGTCCTACGTATCGTCACCAATGTGGGCGCGACGACGCCAGCCGCCGCCAAGCGATTCTACCGGGACGTCCTCGGGCTCGACGTCCTGATGGATATGGGGTGGATTGAAACCTACGGCTCAAGCGAAACGATGACTGTGCAGATCAGCTTCATGTCGCAAGGGGGCTCAGGCGCACCAGTGCCAGACATGTCCATCGAGGTCGACGACCTCGATGCGGCCCTCACTCGGGTGAAGAAGGCGGGAATCCCGATAGAGTATGGACCGGCTGACGAGCCTTGGGGCGTGCGCAGATTCTTCGTGCGCGACCCCTTCGGAAGGCTGGTGAACCTGCTCACCCATCACCGTTGA
- a CDS encoding helix-turn-helix domain-containing protein, translating to MILARQPRSPTLAPLVESLWTYDGQLAHGFERMLPSGRMQLLVNLHEDTFRDYRLDGRLAHKTRGVAIQGAYTAPRVVDTACQRSICGVSFAPASASPFLGMPASELTGKVVDLYEIWGRDGTILRERLLQASTPAARLDVLEAALLARARSSKPRDEAVAVACSLLMGGASVRAVGVRLGLSPRRLIERFQVHVGIKPKLFARIARFQRVLESAGGEMTWTTLAGEHGFSDQAHLVREFRAFSGATPAAYRPRSEEARNHVPLDERQFPSIRGGPPRGTLRQCPQTKP from the coding sequence ATGATTCTCGCGCGCCAGCCTCGGAGCCCCACTCTGGCTCCTCTCGTGGAATCCCTCTGGACATACGACGGGCAGCTCGCCCACGGCTTCGAGCGCATGCTGCCGTCTGGCCGTATGCAGCTCCTGGTCAATCTGCATGAGGACACGTTCCGGGACTACAGGCTCGACGGCCGCCTTGCACACAAGACTCGTGGTGTAGCGATTCAGGGCGCCTACACCGCACCGAGAGTCGTCGACACTGCCTGCCAGCGCTCCATCTGCGGGGTGAGCTTCGCCCCCGCGAGTGCGTCGCCGTTTCTGGGCATGCCGGCCTCGGAACTTACCGGGAAGGTCGTCGACCTCTACGAAATCTGGGGGCGTGACGGCACCATCCTTCGTGAGCGCCTGCTGCAAGCCTCCACTCCCGCGGCCCGGCTCGACGTGCTCGAGGCGGCGCTGCTCGCACGGGCACGCTCGTCCAAGCCTCGCGACGAAGCAGTGGCGGTCGCGTGCTCGCTGTTGATGGGCGGCGCGAGCGTCCGTGCCGTAGGAGTTCGACTCGGCCTTTCGCCGCGCCGGCTCATTGAGCGGTTTCAAGTACATGTCGGCATCAAGCCCAAGCTCTTCGCGCGCATCGCCAGGTTCCAGCGCGTGCTCGAATCGGCCGGGGGGGAGATGACCTGGACCACCTTGGCCGGTGAGCACGGGTTTTCGGACCAGGCACATCTGGTCCGCGAGTTCAGGGCATTCTCGGGAGCCACTCCCGCCGCGTATCGCCCTCGGTCGGAGGAGGCTCGCAACCACGTACCTCTCGACGAGCGGCAATTTCCTTCAATACGAGGCGGGCCGCCCCGGGGCACATTGCGCCAATGTCCCCAAACGAAACCCTGA
- a CDS encoding S28 family serine protease produces the protein MTKTHRPALLLAMVLLACGDTSLAEPASSEQPAAALETAAEPEDILARLQSIPGLSVVLEQPSPFPGTRFFLLQLEQPADHERPQGERFQLRMTLLHRSVDAPMVLSTEGYMLAPRPWQAEPTALLGANQLSVEHRFMGTSVPASRDTRLLTIYQAASDSHRAVQAFKPLYPARWLSTGGSKGGVTAVYHRYFYPDDVDATLPYVAPSNHGLRDVRYVHFLAELGDADCRTKLEAFQQDVLLRRGELLPFVDALGTKWNTGFTVVGGPDRALEFSAVEASFYFWQYGTASACASIPAAGAPAAETFAFLDDVVGVAFTYSDRFIAPFEYAYYQAATQLGWSRYPANHLRGLLRYPGENTPDVYVSFPVTEPFDMRAMLRVEHWVRNHGKRMLFIYGENDPYSATAFSVREDNDAFRYFAPEGNHGASIGGLAEPERALVMERLFTWMGMSVPSAAVRAQALEHATEAATSKPAASWVPRGHLQQRVHASEWDARSSGFIRLDSDAPNRKTMAESLQAPRARR, from the coding sequence ATGACGAAGACTCACAGGCCCGCCTTGCTGCTGGCCATGGTGCTGCTGGCGTGCGGGGACACATCCCTCGCGGAGCCAGCCTCATCGGAGCAGCCTGCGGCCGCGCTCGAGACCGCGGCGGAGCCAGAGGACATCCTCGCCCGGCTCCAATCCATTCCCGGGCTCAGCGTTGTCCTCGAGCAGCCCTCGCCCTTTCCGGGCACACGCTTCTTCTTGCTTCAGCTCGAACAGCCCGCAGACCACGAGCGTCCTCAAGGGGAGCGCTTCCAGCTCCGGATGACGCTCCTTCACCGCTCGGTGGACGCGCCCATGGTGCTCTCCACCGAGGGCTACATGCTGGCGCCCAGGCCCTGGCAGGCCGAGCCCACCGCCTTGCTCGGTGCCAACCAGCTCTCCGTGGAGCACCGCTTCATGGGGACATCCGTGCCGGCATCCCGGGATACGCGGCTGCTCACCATCTACCAGGCCGCGAGCGACAGCCACCGCGCCGTCCAGGCCTTCAAACCCCTGTACCCCGCGCGCTGGCTCTCCACCGGAGGCAGCAAGGGCGGCGTGACGGCCGTGTATCACCGCTATTTCTACCCGGATGACGTGGACGCCACCCTGCCGTATGTCGCGCCCAGCAACCATGGGCTGCGCGACGTGCGCTACGTCCACTTCCTCGCGGAGCTGGGGGATGCGGACTGCCGCACGAAGCTGGAGGCCTTCCAGCAGGACGTGCTGCTACGCCGCGGGGAGCTGCTGCCCTTCGTGGATGCGCTAGGTACGAAGTGGAACACCGGCTTCACCGTCGTGGGCGGTCCGGACCGCGCGCTGGAGTTCTCCGCCGTCGAGGCATCCTTCTACTTCTGGCAGTACGGCACCGCGTCCGCTTGCGCGAGCATTCCCGCCGCCGGCGCGCCGGCGGCGGAGACATTCGCCTTCCTGGACGATGTCGTCGGCGTTGCCTTCACCTACTCGGACCGCTTCATCGCCCCCTTCGAGTACGCCTACTACCAAGCCGCGACGCAGTTGGGCTGGTCGCGCTACCCCGCGAATCACCTGCGAGGGCTTCTGCGCTACCCAGGGGAGAACACGCCCGACGTGTACGTGAGCTTCCCTGTGACGGAGCCGTTCGACATGAGGGCCATGCTTCGGGTGGAGCACTGGGTCCGCAACCACGGCAAGCGGATGCTCTTCATCTACGGGGAGAACGACCCGTATTCCGCCACGGCATTTTCCGTGCGCGAGGACAACGACGCGTTCCGCTACTTCGCTCCGGAGGGCAACCACGGTGCGAGCATCGGCGGCCTTGCCGAGCCCGAGCGGGCCCTCGTCATGGAGCGCCTCTTCACGTGGATGGGGATGAGCGTTCCCTCCGCGGCGGTTCGCGCGCAGGCACTCGAGCATGCGACCGAGGCGGCGACTTCGAAGCCCGCTGCGTCATGGGTGCCACGAGGCCACCTTCAGCAGCGCGTCCATGCGAGTGAGTGGGACGCGCGGTCATCGGGCTTCATCCGCCTGGACAGCGACGCGCCCAACCGCAAGACGATGGCGGAGTCGCTCCAAGCCCCAAGGGCCCGCCGGTGA
- a CDS encoding LysR family transcriptional regulator — MLDLFLLRSFVAVVETGNFTRAGERLHLTQSTVSQQLIRLEQSLGCRLLNRSQRHVVPTEEGERLLGYAQRILRLAEEATVELNPGGSGGVLRLGVPEDLGGEALMPLLTRFAAERPRLRLEVECGLSHHLLRLYRNGELDLLLVKQWGADSDSHARWAESLCWIDSATQPVTARYEGGTDALPLVAFPVGALYRQDMIHALESRGRAWRIGYSSASLASLCAAVSAGLGVSLLPASSVQAGHRVLGEKDGFPVVDGLELALYARSNLGAVGRTLRDELSDLCTQRAEAAVRA; from the coding sequence ATGCTCGATCTCTTCTTGCTGCGAAGCTTCGTCGCGGTCGTCGAAACGGGAAATTTCACCCGGGCCGGCGAGCGCCTGCACCTGACCCAATCGACCGTCAGCCAGCAGCTCATTCGCCTTGAGCAGAGCCTGGGTTGCCGACTGCTGAACCGCAGCCAGCGTCATGTAGTGCCCACAGAAGAGGGGGAGCGCCTGCTTGGCTATGCGCAGCGGATCCTTCGCCTAGCCGAGGAGGCGACCGTTGAGTTGAACCCCGGCGGCAGCGGCGGTGTGTTGCGATTAGGTGTGCCCGAGGATCTCGGGGGCGAAGCGCTGATGCCGCTGCTTACGCGCTTCGCAGCCGAGCGACCGCGCCTGCGTCTGGAGGTCGAGTGTGGGTTGAGCCACCACCTCTTGCGCCTCTACCGCAACGGCGAGCTCGATCTGTTGCTGGTCAAGCAGTGGGGCGCCGACAGCGATTCCCATGCGCGCTGGGCGGAATCCCTGTGCTGGATCGACAGCGCGACGCAGCCGGTGACGGCGAGGTACGAGGGTGGCACGGATGCTCTGCCGCTCGTGGCGTTCCCCGTGGGGGCGCTCTATCGGCAGGACATGATCCACGCGTTGGAGAGCCGCGGGCGTGCGTGGCGGATTGGCTACTCGAGTGCCAGCCTCGCAAGCCTCTGTGCAGCGGTGAGCGCTGGGCTCGGCGTCAGTCTGTTGCCTGCGAGTAGCGTGCAGGCCGGCCATCGCGTGCTGGGCGAAAAGGATGGATTTCCTGTCGTAGACGGGCTCGAGCTTGCCCTCTACGCCCGTTCGAATCTCGGCGCCGTCGGCCGTACCCTGCGCGACGAGCTGTCCGACCTTTGCACCCAGCGTGCAGAAGCTGCGGTTCGTGCTTGA